One Thomasclavelia spiroformis DSM 1552 DNA window includes the following coding sequences:
- the speD gene encoding adenosylmethionine decarboxylase, whose product MNEKLKLYGFNNLTKSLSFNIYDVCYAKSQREQKDYIAYIDEQYNSKRLTDILYEVAKMIGAHVLNVSKQDYDPQGASVTMLLAENNMLESRQDEMEEVDDRIILAHLDKSHITVHTYPEYHPETSIATFRVDIDVSTCGEISPLSTLDFLIGSFDSDIITMDYRVRGFTRDIKGKKLFMDNPMSSIQQFIDPKILNKYDATDINMYQANLFHTKMLIKEIDLQNYLFKTDIYELPPKVRLEITNNLRQEMIEIYSGSNIF is encoded by the coding sequence ATGAATGAGAAGTTAAAATTGTATGGTTTCAATAATTTAACTAAATCTTTAAGCTTTAATATCTATGATGTTTGTTATGCTAAAAGTCAACGTGAGCAAAAAGATTATATTGCTTATATTGATGAACAATATAACTCCAAACGTTTGACTGATATATTATATGAAGTAGCCAAGATGATTGGTGCTCATGTATTAAATGTATCGAAGCAAGATTATGATCCTCAAGGTGCAAGTGTTACCATGCTTTTAGCTGAAAATAATATGTTAGAAAGTCGTCAGGATGAAATGGAAGAAGTAGATGATCGAATTATTTTAGCTCATTTAGATAAAAGTCATATTACAGTACACACATACCCAGAATATCATCCCGAAACTAGTATTGCGACTTTTCGCGTAGATATTGATGTCTCTACTTGTGGAGAAATTTCACCGTTATCAACATTAGATTTTTTAATTGGTAGTTTTGATTCAGATATTATTACGATGGATTATCGAGTACGTGGCTTTACTCGAGATATTAAGGGGAAAAAATTATTTATGGATAATCCGATGTCTTCAATACAACAATTTATTGATCCAAAAATATTAAATAAGTATGACGCAACTGATATTAACATGTATCAAGCCAATTTATTTCATACAAAGATGTTGATTAAAGAAATTGACTTACAAAATTATTTATTTAAAACAGATATATATGAATTACCTCCAAAAGTGAGGTTGGAGATAACTAATAACTTACGTCAAGAAATGATTGAAATTTATAGTGGAAGTAATATTTTTTAG
- a CDS encoding LamG-like jellyroll fold domain-containing protein, giving the protein MNLKKIFNSAIVALVTIAMSSNLIVLAKNNNAKVISDWQFDSSYVQEGTSFEQNNLILKDASGNGNDLIVNTERVESGKSASDYMEFVDDSIDGESESLLMSPKGTSGNDKKIGAFFQTVENAPITHETFDEGYTFEFIIKLSDDISGWSSIFGKRGIAKQNELTGGEPEVNGGLNVSSSGELQWNFYTNNPEIKNNPTTWSDAGGIQRNKFHHIVVKNDSNVTTMIVDGIVVLRCNTTQNQRGLADLGLGWVVGTAYWSDGETFDEKTCGDSIFKGQIQEIRLSSGLVAPDDYLVTEHIVDDAYNIVGNNNETNFLETKKNYNFAIIPDPQYTTQYKPAVLDAQNEWIAENANDYNIAMTLGVGDITQDGTEAEFKRASESYSIFDKNNISYLLTDGNHDSSIYLKYFGAQRYENNPAYQGAGPSGYSKYAITKGGSYNYLFLTIPYNSEQIDQDREWINNILTTFDNLPTVIITHFDDNNKNITNDFVKKYDQVFMFIEGHVTYRDAKIINNDYGHPVLNTIVNYQFEPYGGNGIIRLMQFDELNKEISFQSYSPWVQKKMDILDNKIENDGILNDDEKKLFPFDKLNITQDPSDNITFEFDFTERFKNLDKVEPINRENLDKEISLSNNYDLSQYQDGNEKDNFINALSNAKNIQKDLDEQDSLLTQEIVDQACKTLEEARLSLIPITNKTALKIAIDLANTVTDKDLENVIPVVVDEFKATRDEANEVYNNASATQEEVNVAFDRLASAMQKLEFFKGNKTALKAFIDDVTGLDLTKYTETTWAQFNDALVVANGVYEDVNAMQPEVNEAYTNLVTAFLNLRLVPDKSLLEDLINQANGLNVANYTKALDEAKVVYENPNATQEEVASAKATLEKAIDSLEANTTVDNTVKTPLNNGDTTSVKTGDATDFTCVTTLGASVVALAYLAVSKKRKED; this is encoded by the coding sequence ATGAATTTAAAGAAAATATTTAATTCTGCAATTGTAGCATTAGTTACAATTGCAATGTCAAGTAATTTGATAGTACTTGCAAAAAATAACAACGCTAAAGTTATATCAGACTGGCAGTTTGATAGTAGTTATGTTCAAGAAGGAACATCATTTGAACAGAATAACTTAATTTTAAAAGATGCAAGTGGTAACGGAAATGATTTAATTGTTAATACTGAAAGAGTTGAATCAGGAAAGTCAGCAAGTGACTACATGGAATTTGTAGATGATAGCATTGATGGTGAAAGTGAAAGTTTATTAATGAGTCCTAAAGGAACAAGTGGAAATGATAAAAAAATAGGAGCATTTTTTCAAACTGTTGAAAATGCACCTATTACTCACGAAACATTTGATGAAGGATATACGTTTGAATTTATTATTAAATTAAGTGATGATATTAGTGGATGGAGTAGTATTTTTGGTAAGCGTGGTATCGCAAAACAAAATGAATTAACTGGAGGTGAACCAGAAGTTAATGGGGGATTGAATGTATCTAGTTCTGGTGAGCTACAATGGAATTTTTATACAAATAATCCAGAGATAAAAAATAATCCAACTACATGGTCAGATGCCGGTGGAATTCAACGAAATAAGTTTCATCATATTGTAGTAAAAAATGATAGTAATGTTACTACTATGATTGTTGATGGGATAGTGGTATTACGTTGTAATACTACACAAAACCAACGTGGATTAGCTGATTTAGGATTAGGTTGGGTCGTAGGAACAGCATATTGGAGTGATGGTGAAACATTTGATGAAAAAACTTGTGGTGATAGTATTTTTAAAGGACAAATCCAAGAAATTCGATTATCATCAGGTTTGGTAGCTCCAGACGACTATTTAGTAACTGAGCATATTGTTGATGATGCTTATAATATTGTGGGAAATAATAATGAAACAAATTTTCTAGAAACAAAGAAAAACTATAATTTTGCAATTATTCCAGACCCACAATATACAACGCAATACAAGCCAGCAGTTTTAGACGCTCAAAATGAATGGATTGCAGAAAATGCCAATGATTATAATATCGCTATGACACTTGGTGTAGGAGATATAACACAAGATGGTACGGAAGCAGAATTTAAACGTGCTAGTGAATCATATTCAATTTTTGATAAAAACAATATATCATATTTATTAACTGATGGGAATCATGATTCAAGTATATATTTAAAATACTTTGGGGCACAAAGATATGAAAATAATCCAGCATATCAAGGAGCAGGACCATCAGGATATTCAAAATATGCGATTACTAAAGGTGGATCATACAATTATCTATTTCTTACAATTCCTTATAATAGTGAACAAATAGATCAAGATCGTGAATGGATTAATAATATTTTAACAACATTTGATAATTTGCCAACAGTAATAATTACTCACTTTGATGATAATAATAAAAATATCACAAATGATTTTGTAAAAAAATATGATCAAGTATTTATGTTTATAGAAGGGCATGTAACATATCGTGATGCAAAGATTATTAATAATGATTATGGACATCCTGTTTTAAATACAATAGTTAATTATCAATTTGAGCCTTATGGTGGTAATGGAATAATTCGTTTGATGCAGTTTGATGAATTAAATAAAGAAATATCTTTTCAGTCTTATTCACCATGGGTACAAAAGAAAATGGATATATTAGATAATAAAATAGAAAATGATGGAATTTTAAATGATGATGAGAAAAAATTATTTCCTTTTGATAAGTTAAATATTACTCAAGATCCTAGTGATAATATAACTTTTGAATTTGATTTTACAGAAAGATTTAAAAACCTTGATAAAGTAGAACCAATTAATAGAGAAAATTTGGATAAAGAAATCAGTTTATCAAATAATTATGATTTATCACAATATCAAGATGGTAATGAAAAAGATAATTTTATTAATGCATTATCAAATGCAAAAAATATTCAAAAAGATTTAGATGAACAAGATAGTTTACTTACTCAAGAAATAGTTGACCAGGCATGTAAAACACTCGAAGAAGCACGTTTATCATTAATACCAATAACAAATAAAACTGCTTTAAAGATTGCAATTGATTTAGCTAATACAGTTACTGATAAAGATTTAGAAAATGTTATTCCTGTTGTAGTTGATGAATTCAAAGCAACAAGAGATGAAGCTAATGAAGTTTACAATAATGCAAGTGCCACTCAAGAAGAAGTAAACGTGGCATTTGACAGACTTGCAAGTGCAATGCAAAAATTAGAATTCTTTAAAGGAAATAAAACAGCATTAAAAGCATTTATTGATGATGTTACAGGATTAGATTTAACTAAATATACAGAAACTACATGGGCACAATTTAATGATGCATTAGTAGTGGCAAATGGTGTATATGAAGATGTAAATGCAATGCAACCAGAAGTAAATGAAGCATATACAAATTTAGTAACAGCATTCTTGAACTTAAGATTAGTTCCAGATAAGAGTCTATTAGAAGACTTGATTAATCAAGCAAATGGATTAAATGTTGCAAATTATACAAAAGCATTAGATGAAGCAAAAGTAGTATATGAAAATCCAAATGCAACTCAAGAAGAAGTAGCTAGTGCAAAAGCTACATTAGAAAAAGCAATCGATAGCTTAGAAGCAAATACAACAGTAGATAACACAGTAAAAACTCCATTAAATAATGGAGATACTACAAGTGTTAAAACAGGCGATGCAACTGATTTTACTTGTGTAACAACCTTAGGTGCTTCTGTAGTAGCGCTAGCATACTTAGCTGTAAGCAAAAAACGAAAAGAGGATTAA
- a CDS encoding aminotransferase class I/II-fold pyridoxal phosphate-dependent enzyme, with translation MKLDQSRMPIYEALQQMKRDRLVPFDVPGHKHGKGNPELTNFLGEKCMSVDVNSMKPLDNLCHPVSVIKEAEQLAADAFNAAHAFFMVGGTTSSVQSMIMASVKAGEKIIMPRNVHRSAINAMILTGAIPIYVNPEVDKRLVISLGMSIDQVKQAIIDNPDAKAILVNNPTYYGICSNLKEIVRLAHEHNMLALVDEAHGTHFYFSDDLPMSAMEAGADMASVSMHKSGGSLTQSSFLLLGPNVNADYVRQVINLTQTTSGSYLLMASLDMSRKNLALNGKEIFSKVKRLAHYAREEINQIGDYYAYCKELINGDSVYDFDVTKLSIFTLDVGLAGIEVYDLLRDEYGIQIEFGDIGNVLAYISVGDSEANIERLVGALSEIRRRFKKDRSGMLDHEYINPEVVISPQAAFYGEKESLPLMQSVDRVCSEFVMCYPPGIPILAPGEKITKEILDYIQYAKDKGCFMTGPEDMEINNLNVLKEEVK, from the coding sequence ATGAAATTAGATCAAAGTAGAATGCCCATCTATGAGGCATTACAGCAAATGAAACGAGATCGTTTAGTACCTTTTGATGTTCCAGGACATAAACATGGTAAAGGAAATCCTGAATTAACTAATTTTTTAGGTGAAAAATGCATGAGTGTTGATGTTAATTCAATGAAACCATTAGATAATTTATGTCATCCAGTTTCAGTAATTAAAGAAGCTGAGCAATTAGCAGCTGATGCCTTTAATGCAGCCCATGCATTCTTTATGGTTGGAGGAACGACATCATCAGTACAAAGTATGATCATGGCCAGTGTTAAAGCCGGAGAAAAAATTATTATGCCACGAAATGTTCATCGTAGTGCAATTAATGCGATGATTCTAACTGGTGCGATTCCTATTTATGTAAATCCTGAAGTTGATAAGCGTTTAGTAATTTCATTAGGTATGTCAATTGATCAAGTAAAACAGGCAATTATTGATAATCCTGATGCTAAAGCAATTTTAGTTAATAATCCAACTTATTATGGGATTTGTTCAAATTTAAAAGAAATTGTTAGATTAGCTCATGAACATAACATGTTGGCGTTAGTTGATGAAGCTCACGGAACCCATTTTTATTTTAGTGATGATTTACCAATGTCAGCAATGGAAGCAGGAGCTGATATGGCAAGTGTTAGTATGCATAAATCAGGTGGTAGTTTAACTCAAAGTTCATTCTTGTTATTGGGACCTAATGTAAATGCTGATTATGTTCGTCAGGTTATTAATTTAACCCAAACAACTAGTGGTTCTTATTTATTAATGGCAAGTTTAGATATGTCACGTAAAAATCTAGCTTTAAATGGTAAAGAAATTTTTAGTAAAGTAAAACGTTTAGCACATTATGCTCGTGAAGAAATCAATCAGATTGGTGATTATTATGCTTATTGCAAAGAATTAATCAATGGTGATAGTGTTTATGATTTTGATGTTACTAAATTGTCTATTTTTACTTTAGATGTTGGATTAGCGGGTATTGAAGTATATGACTTATTGCGTGATGAATATGGTATCCAAATTGAATTTGGTGATATTGGAAATGTATTAGCTTATATTTCAGTTGGAGATAGTGAAGCTAATATTGAGCGTTTAGTTGGAGCACTTTCAGAAATTCGTAGAAGATTTAAAAAAGACCGTAGTGGGATGCTTGATCATGAATATATTAATCCGGAAGTAGTTATTTCGCCACAAGCTGCTTTTTATGGTGAAAAAGAATCATTGCCATTAATGCAAAGTGTTGATCGAGTTTGTAGTGAATTTGTGATGTGTTATCCGCCAGGGATTCCAATTTTAGCACCAGGAGAAAAAATAACTAAAGAAATTTTAGATTATATTCAATATGCTAAAGATAAAGGTTGTTTTATGACCGGACCAGAA